In Vanacampus margaritifer isolate UIUO_Vmar chromosome 18, RoL_Vmar_1.0, whole genome shotgun sequence, a genomic segment contains:
- the tnrc6ba gene encoding trinucleotide repeat-containing gene 6B protein isoform X2 yields MEDKKRKKEEKRKREASQKVTEQKNKVLDLTKQASAHPPATQSSSASPSPGPTPSASPSPATSGPGSAAAQSQGGNNAKRLAVANGQPTSSASSSSATGGTSVTGNGNTSSGGVAQAPQQQARYMPREVPPRFRCQQDHKVLLKRGQPPLSSMLLGGGGGGEPPNANIAAGSDSGAATSSLALTSSSVAASTTTSNYANSMWGTSLGSQASSQGREKVIVDGNDLEEWPSIAGSDGGGASFTVAAGGGGGSSNSNNGMPVNSTSASGNQSSSTSLFSLPNECMQSSSSVAWGTAAAQGPLGGGNAVASAGPVSQQSSSVSKAAAVPGSHDASGLVDGSSGIAGANFNPNANPSAWPALVQQDGPGGVVEGGPSSFHHQGPGGTLSANNSASVGLKAGAVGVLAGHQALSVNQSSTHQHQLHQMQSRDREMAGGKWDSESAGPKIAGEEGVAGGMGGGGDHNLSSSWRGQPSYPVSKSKTGASRTDGWEGREGGMGPYRAAEGDNGSSGWGYPGSSSGINTWGSAGNGANDSQTGVSQGGWGTSGIGVEKGVSSADWGGSSSSTAGANPGEVMGGACSSNSSSSGCSTAGNPPATPTAMNRAWDNQKGDGETGEWSEGGHGARGGSLSSGGNSRCEREPNGSRPWRQPPDTEAALQNLLSRPDLDPRVLSNTGWGQTQIRQNTAWDFGNQADHNKSALTSTSSKHPGNSSQYSSGPRIGDSNGPGVHPPLLSSAGSSGEGWETSSSSSSSGGASLSGRAPPPSGPSMSNLGVSQSGPGISAGTGGASGSLGQNQQGKATGWGVVDNQETKGWGNEEWRTNRGNGGGWGGLGQQGNLVSPGWGGNDERGAVGWKEMGGEGRGSGWGSGQKVGAGRDWGEQESKSNSGAGWEDKPKNGGRNSGGDSGAGGWGSWDEDAPQRSWGAGGTGAGGSGAVGISGSKPHQSWSGGNKMHQMPNSQSGPITGLQAQLQQQQSQPRNQPPHLQQALDQGAMQGGGGRKPISQAQNQSSGWTSGPIPAGHGLGGSGSEPSGWEDPSPQSLSRKNEIDDGTSAWGDPTHYNYKPVNLWDKNSAPAGQQPHGQGQTQQQGPPPPAQQLNRPVAGPGASRDFNTSHGQGKASPMGTSGWGGTPPASPTMDNGTAAWAKPADAPSGWGEPGDAGGKTGWGNPPSNPIKSGSKSMQDSWGDKEGSVTASRHSSWEDEEEGGSMWNSTGSQGSGSSWGQGSNGGWGQSHNVKKPSNKGPLKVGGDSWMSPINRQFSNMGLLNDDPSGLNIDLASGTLQEKKMEMDKRAMGMMDYNGDMRKGRGGGSMAYRSPVSKEATPGDPVSFYDKTLLLNNQDGYLGEDGPCSLFSPPTTAYKPHSLFNHTIPFRQGGHSLLGSSGGMSQPRHQPNVPPMNQSPGIRAQVPHQFLSPQVPGSMLKQMPPPSGSVGGVGGVGGVAGGGGVFPPQLSPQHIAMLSSIYPPHIQFQLACQLLLQQQQQQPQQQQQLLQNQRKFNPNVRQQADPQQLARIMAVLQQQRQQQQQVGSLGGSMKLSPSHHSGSGAKLHGADSLPHQGLAGSVADLHQKTLGPYSSFSSGMNLTSMDLGGSVVGGPGGMKDMGGQQSRFKWMMEGHSSPDTSSSENAFHKNGPVTPMKMPGGSPYSQYDMIVGDAQGNTNWHRTPGKMSTKPTTTASWPPEFQPGVPWKGIDRVDPESDPYMTPGSMMGNAVSPGLNDTEHQLLQDNTDSIPPLNTLLPSPGAWPYSASDPLNNAHNSAKYTDYKTGWPPEPIGHKSWKANRGSSQAQLSRPPPGLASQKQISPTPWSGGAPRLAGRGWSSGSGTAGSAWSDGSSRESCWLVLSNLTPQIDGSTLRTICMQHGPLLTFHLGLTQGSALIRYGSKQEAAKAQSALHMCVLGNTTILAEFVSEEDVARYIAHSQAGGSGSGGAGTGSGTAPVSSSAVGTNGSGATCDLTAVGGSGGGGGSGEGGSTAGTAVPVAAGHSESTWQSLEGTGSSSDHSAPAAPGLGIFTQWSGNSAGVGGAGVVEAGRQGLWGGMGGAGYPGSSLWGSPALEDRHQMGSPASLLPGDLLGGGADSI; encoded by the exons ATGGAAgacaagaaaaggaaaaaagaagaaaaaaggaaaagggaagcCTCTCAGAAG Gttacagaacaaaaaaacaaag TGCTAGATTTGACCAAGCAGGCATCTGCCCATCCTCCTGCAACTCAGAGCAGCTCTGCCTCCCCCAGCCCTGGACCCACCCCCTCTGCATCCCcatccccagccacttcaggcCCTGGCAGTGCTGCCGCCCAGTCACAGGGTGGTAACAATGCCAAGCGCCTTGCTGTGGCCAACGGACAGCCCACCTCCAGCGCCAGTTCTTCCTCTGCCACAGGCGGCACAAGTGTTACAGGGAACGGGAATACAAGTAGCGGAGGTGTGGCCCAGGCGCCTCAGCAGCAAGCTCGCTATATGCCGAGAGAAGTGCCGCCGAGATTCCGCTGCCAGCAGGACCATAAAGTGCTACTGAAAAGGGGTCAGCCGCCACTGTCCTCCATGCTGctgggagggggaggaggaggggagccCCCCAATGCAAACATAGCTGCTGGCTCAG ATTCTGGTGCAGCTACCTCCTCATTGGCCCTCACCTCATCATCAGTTGCTGCTTCTACCACTACTTCTAATTATGCAAATTCCATGTGGGGCACAAGCTTAGGCAGCCAGGCCTCCTCTCAGGGCAGGGAGAAGGTGATTGTAGATGGGAACGACCTGGAAGAGTGGCCCAGCATCGCTGGAAGTGATGGAGGAGGAGCTTCTTTCACTGTGGCTGCAGGCGGTGGTGGCGGaagcagcaacagcaacaacGGGATGCCTGTGAACAGCACTAGTGCCTCTGGCAACCAATCCTCATCCACTTCCTTGTTCTCTTTGCCCAATGAATGTATGCAGTCGTCCAGTAGTGTGGCTTGGGGGACGGCTGCCGCCCAGGGCCCTCTTGGAGGAGGAAATGCAGTAGCTTCAGCCGGGCCTGTATCACAGCAGTCCTCTTCAGTTTCCAAAGCCGCCGCTGTGCCAGGCAGCCATGATGCCAGTGGCCTCGTCGATGGCAGCAGTGGGATTGCGGGTGCCAACTTTAATCCAAATGCCAACCCTTCAGCCTGGCCTGCCTTGGTGCAACAGGATGGGCCCGGCGGTGTAGTGGAAGGGGGTCCATCGTCTTTTCATCACCAGGGCCCTGGAGGGACTTTATCTGCCAACAACTCTGCTTCCGTAGGGCTAAAGGCTGGGGCAGTCGGGGTGCTAGCGGGTCACCAAGCTTTGTCTGTGAATCAATCAAGCACTCATCAGCACCAACTTCACCAAATGCAATCTAGAGACAGAGAGATGGCTGGGGGGAAGTGGGATAGTGAATCAGCGGGACCAAAAATTGCAGGAGAGGAAGGAGTTGCGGGAGGAATGGGAGGTGGCGGAGACCACAATCTTTCTTCCTCGTGGAGAGGCCAACCCTCTTACCCTGTATCTAAATCCAAAACGGGTGCTTCAAGAACTGATGGATGGGAGGGCAGAGAGGGAGGCATGGGGCCATACAGAGCTGCTGAGGGGGACAATGGGTCCTCGGGATGGGGTTATCCGGGGTCCTCTAGTGGGATTAATACTTGGGGTAGTGCTGGAAATGGGGCAAATGATAGTCAAACTGGGGTATCTCAGGGAGGGTGGGGGACATCAGGAATTGGAGTGGAAAAAGGGGTGTCTAGTGCTGACTGGGGTGGGAGTTCCTCCAGCACTGCTGGAGCTAATCCTGGAGAAGTCATGGGAGGAGCCTGCAGCAGTAACAGCAGCAGTAGCGGATGCAGCACAGCTGGCAATCCTCCTGCCACCCCAACTGCTATGAACAGAGCTTGGGACAATCAGAAGGGAGACGGAGAAACGGGGGAATGGAGTGAGGGAGGACACGGAGCACGGGGAGGATCTTTATCCAGTGGTGGGAATTCCAGATGTGAAAGGGAACCTAATGGCAGTCGACCCTGGCGTCAGCCACCCGATACTGAAGCTGCCTTACAGAACCTGCTCAGCCGTCCCGATCTCGATCCACGGGTACTATCAAACACAGGCTGGGGCCAAACGCAGATCAGACAAAACACAGCTTGGGATTTTGGTAATCAAGCAGATCACAATAAGAGCGCACTCACGTCAACCTCTTCAAAACATCCGGGAAATTCTTCTCAGTATTCTTCTGGACCCAGAATTGGTGATTCTAATGGACCAGGGGTCCACCCTCCCTTGCTTTCCTCTGCTGGCTCCTCTGGGGAGGGCTGGGagaccagcagcagcagcagtagcagtGGTGGGGCCTCTTTATCTGGGAGAGCCCCACCACCTTCCGGCCCCAGCATGAGTAATCTCGGCGTCTCGCAATCTGGTCCAGGGATCTCAGCCGGTACTGGTGGGGCTTCAGGCTCACTTGGTCAAAACCAGCAAGGAAAGGCCACTGGCTGGGGTGTTGTGGATAATCAGGAGACCAAAGGGTGGGGTAACGAAGAATGGAGAACCAATAGAGGAAATGGGGGCGGTTGGGGTGGTCTGGGGCAACAAGGTAACCTTGTGAGTCCAGGCTGGGGAGGAAATGATGAGAGGGGAGCAGTAGGGTGGAAAGAAATGGGTGGGGAAGGACGAGGGAGTGGGTGGGGCTCAGGGCAGAAGGTTGGGGCAGGTAGGGACTGGGGTGAGCAGGAGTCCAAATCAAATAGTGGGGCAGGATGGGAAGACAAACCGAAGAATGGAGGAAGGAACTCAGGTGGGGATTCAGGTGCGGGCGGTTGGGGAAGCTGGGACGAGGATGCTCCCCAGAGATCCTGGGGGGCAGGTGGCACAGGGGCGGGAGGGAGTGGAGCAGTTGGAATCAGTGGGTCCAAGCCCCATCAAAGTTGGAGTGGAGGAAACAAAATGCACCAGATGCCAAACAGCCAGTCAGGCCCCATCACAGGCCTACAGGCACAACTGCAGCAGCAACAATCGCAACCCCGCAATCAGCCTCCACATCTGCAGCAAGCATTGGACCAAGGGGCTATGCAAGGGGGTGGTGGGAGAAAACCAATTTCCCAAGCCCAGAACCAAAGCTCAGGCTGGACCTCAGGGCCTATCCCTGCTGGTCACGGACTAGGTGGCAGTGGATCCGAACCAAGTGGTTGGGAAGATCCGTCCCCGCAATCTTTAAGCAGGAAAAATGAGATAGACGATGGAACATCAGCATGGGGAGACCCAACCCATTACAACTACAAGCCGGTTAATCTGTGGGATAAGAACAGCGCCCCAGCTGGTCAACAGCCACACGGTCAGGGTCAAACTCAACAACAGGGACCTCCACCTCCAGCACAGCAGCTTAATAGACCTGTTGCAGGACCTGGAGCCAGCAGGGACTTCAACACTAGTCATGGACAAGGAAAGGCCTCTCCAATGG gTACCTCGGGTTGGGGTGGTACACCTCCAGCTAGTCCCACAATGGACAATGGCACAGCTGCTTGGGCGAAACCTGCAGATGCACCTTCTGGATGGGGAGAACCTGGTGATGCTGGAGGGAAAACTGGCTGGGGAAACCCTCCATCCAATCCTATCAAATCTG GATCAAAGTCTATGCAAGACAGCTGGGGGGACAAAGAGGGCTCCGTGACAGCTTCACGTCACTCGAGCTGGGAGGACGAAGAGGAGGGCGGGAGCATGTGGAACAGCACCGGCTCCCAGGGTAGTGGGTCATCTTGGGGACAGGGTAGCAATGGCGGCTGGGGACAGAGCCACAATGTCAAAAAGCCTAGCAACAAG GGTCCGCTCAAGGTTGGCGGAGATTCCTGGATGAGCCCAATCAACAGACAATTCTCTAATATGGGGCTTCtg AACGACGATCCGAGCGGTCTGAACATTGACCTGGCTTCAGGCACTCTCCAGGAGAAGAAGATGGAAATGGACAAAAGAGCCATGGGAATGATGGATTACAATGGAGACATGAGGAAAGGAAGAGGGGGAGGCAGCATGGCTTATCGTTCACCCGTTTCCAAAGAGGCAACGCCTGgggatcctgtttctttttacgACAAG ACCTTGCTTTTGAACAATCAGGATGGGTACCTTGGGGAGGACGGTCCTTGCTCTCTGTTCTCACCACCCACTACTGCCTACAAGCCCCATTCCCTCTTCAATCACACTATCCCCTTTAGACAA GGTGGCCACAGTCTCCTTGGCAGTAGTGGAGGGATGTCTCAGCCCAGACACCAGCCCAATGTTCCACCCATGAACCAGTCCCCAGGGATACGCGCACAAGTGCCTCATCAGTTCCTGTCACCTCAG GTGCCAGGCTCCATGCTGAAGCAGATGCCCCCTCCCAGCGGGAGCGTGGGGGGTGTTGGCGGCGTGGGAGGAGtggcaggcggcggcggcgtgttCCCTCCACAGCTGTCCCCCCAGCATATAGCCATGCTCAGCAGCATCTACCCACCGCACATCCAGTTTCAGTTG GCTTGTCAGCTCCTCCtccagcagcaacagcagcagccacaacaacagcagcagctgctGCAAAACCAGAGAAAGTTCAACCCGAATGTGCGGCAGCAAGCTGACCCTCaacag TTGGCCAGGATCATGGCAGTACTCCAGCAACAacgccagcagcagcagcaagtcGGAAGTTTAGGTGGCAGCATGAAGCTCTCTCCCTCCCACCATAGTGGAAGTGGTGCCAAATTACACGGGGCAGACTCCTTGCCCCACCAGGGCCTGGCAGGATCTGTGGCTGACCTGCATCAGAAAACGCTTGGACCCTACTCTA GCTTTAGTTCTGGTATGAACCTCACAAGTATGGACCTGGGTGGCTCTGTGGTGGGGGGGCCTGGAGGCATGAAGGACATGGGAGGTCAACAATCCCGCTTCAAATGGATGATGGAGGGGCACTCCTCCCCAGACACATCCTCATCTGAAAATGCATTCCACAAAAATG GTCCTGTCACCCCCATGAAGATGCCGGGGGGCTCACCCTACTCACAGTACGACATGATTGTCGGAGATGCGCAAGGCAACACTAATTGGCATCGCACCCCTGGCAAGATGAGTACCAAGCCCACCACTACGGCCAGTTGGCCCCCTG AATTTCAGCCTGGTGTTCCCTGGAAAGGAATCGATCGGGTTGACCCCGAATCGGACCCCTACATGACGCCAGGGAGCATGATGGGAAACGCTGTCTCTCCCGGCCTCAATGACACTGAGCACCAGTTGTTACAAGACAATACTG ATTCCATCCCTCCCCTCAACACCTTACTGCCTTCACCTGGTGCCTGGCCCTACAGTGCCTCAGATCCCCTTAACAACGCACACAACTCAG CAAAGTACACAGACTATAAGACCGGATGGCCCCCCGAGCCCATTGGGCACAAGTCCTGGAAAGCCAATCGCGGCAGCAGCCAGGCGCAGCTGTCCCGCCCACCTCCAGGCTTAGCCAGTCAAAAGCAGATTTCGCCCACCCCGTGGTCTGGCGGTGCCCCTCGACTGGCCGGCAGGGGATGGAGCAGCGGCTCAGGCACCGCTG GCTCAGCGTGGAGCGATGGCAGCTCTCGGGAAAGTTGCTGGTTGGTGCTCAGCAATCTCACACCGCAG ATTGATGGCTCCACGCTTCGAACCATCTGCATGCAGCATGGCCCCCTGCTAACCTTTCACCTCGGCCTGACCCAGGGCAGCGCACTTATCCGTTACGGCTCCAAACAGGAAGCGGCCAAAGCCCAGAGTGCCCTCCACAT GTGCGTTCTGGGCAACACCACCATCTTGGCCGAGTTTGTGAGTGAGGAGGATGTGGCCCGATACATTGCACATTCCCAGGCTGGAGGCTCGGGGAGCGGAGGCGCCGGCACGGGGTCTGGCACCGCCCCTGTGTCATCATCTGCGGTGGGGACTAACGGTAGCGGGGCCACCTGTGACCTCACTGCAGTGGGAGGAAGCGGCGGCGGGGGAGGAAGCGGAGAGGGCGGGTCTACAGCCGGGACGGCCGTACCCGTGGCAGCCGGGCATTCCGAATCCACGTGGCAGAGCCTGGAAGGCACAGGCAGCTCATCGGACCACTCGGCCCCCGCCGCGCCCGGCCTGGGCATCTTCACCCAGTGGAGCGGCAACAGCGCCGGAGTGGGTGGCGCCGGGGTGGTGGAGGCGGGGAGGCAAGGTCTGTGGGGTGGTATGGGGGGGGCCGGGTATCCCGGTAGTAGCCTGTGGGGTTCGCCAGCACTTGAAGATCGCCATCAGATGGGCAGCCCGGCCTCGCTGCTGCCGGGGGACCTTCTGGGAGGGGGCGCCGACTCCATCTGA